A single genomic interval of Spinacia oleracea cultivar Varoflay chromosome 6, BTI_SOV_V1, whole genome shotgun sequence harbors:
- the LOC130462474 gene encoding protein FAR1-RELATED SEQUENCE 5-like, which yields MRKEVGGEANLGFTVPDAYDAVLAEKKKKLDGCDSNQLIRWFAMRQAKEHDFYYDFQLNEENQLINFFWRDGRMRSDYEAFGDLLIHDTTYRTNKYDMICGPFVGMNLHTQNIMFGVGFILNEKAGTFDWLFNSFLTSMGGKQPVTIMTDQSSAMDKAIREVFPKSRHRLCTWHIGENAVVNIKGVMAKEGFKRRFDYVLKYTDTVAEFEHYWNSLMTDYNCKTHKWIERLYDLKEKWCPAYNKEWFSGGILSSQRSETTNHSISRRLHKTNGLCDFYKCFLDVIDEWRSKENKGDYNSSTGNRYYACADNMLCLHARDVYTIAIYLIFEQRFIKAIGLRCQRISYEFPVSKYIVGHPTKDFIRHVVMFNEQELVVDCTCKSYGEIGVLCSHILRVFIVHNVEEIPKQYIMKRWTKKAMNMIVEEGEDRDNEVSVVSASVWRMQSIRNCIKVINEAQHCPAARKLIDLGVLDMSCKVKEYIGGVEGDGNVSNKYVREETLLDGIEPSTDTVLPDVVEPIAEKVIPTMIQNPPKRKRKIKNGTEKAKERNVRPKGIVEKKRNKLKGWNKRRERHVDNLREETQSTDQCIINLPVGGVLVHPTSSNSQLEAYVPDDYFGVHIQPL from the exons ATGAGGAAAGAAGTTGGTGGTGAGGCGAATTTAGGGTTCACTGTTCCTGACGCGTATGATGCTGTTTTGgcagagaagaagaaaaagttGGATGGTTGTGATTCAAATCAGTTGATCAGATGGTTCGCTATGAGGCAAGCTAAAGAACATgatttttattatgattttcaaTTGAATGAAGAGAATCAGttgatcaattttttttggagaGATGGAAGAATGCGGTCTGATTATGAAGCTTTTGGTGATTTATTGATTCATGATACAACTTATCGTACTAATAAATACGATATGATTTGTGGGCCTTTTGTTGGAATGAATCTTCACACTCAAAATATCATGTTTGGAGTGGGTTTTATATTGAATGAGAAGGCAGGTACTTTTGACtggctttttaattcttttttgaCTTCAATGGGAGGGAAGCAACCTGTGACTATCATGACTGATCAATCTTCTGCCATGGACAAGGCTATAAG GGAAGTGTTTCCAAAATCGAGGCATCGTTTGTGTACATGGCACATAGGGGAAAATGCTGTTGTAAACATCAAAGGTGTTATGGCCAAAGAAGGTTTCAAACGTCGGtttgattatgttttgaaatATACTGACACAGTTGCTGAGTTCGAGCATTATTGGAATAG TCTTATGACTGATTACAATTGCAAGACACACAAATGGATAGAGAGGTTATATGATTTGAAAGAGAAATGGTGTCCTGCATATAACAAAGAGTGGTTTTCTGGGGGTATTTTATCTTCTCAAAGGAGTGAGACGACAAATCATTCTATTTCTAGGAGGTTGCATAAAACGAATGGTTTATGTGATTTTTATAAGTGTTTTTTAGATGTAATTGATGAATGGAGAAGTAAGGAGAACAAGGGAGATTATAATTCTTCTACTGGAAATAGATATTACGCATGTGCGGATAACATGTTATGTTTGCATGCGCGGGATGTGTATACCATTgcaatatatttgatatttgagCAACGATTCATCAAAGCAATTGGTTTGAGGTGTCAACGCATTTCCTATGAGTTTCCAGTTTCTAAGTACATTGTTGGGCATCCTACAAAGGATTTTATTAGACATGTTGTGATGTTTAATGAGCAAGAGTTGGTTGTTGATTGTACTTGCAAGTCATATGGAGAGATAGGAGTTCTTTGTTCTCATATTCTTCGAGTTTTCATTGTCCATAATGTTGAAGAGATTCCCAAACAATACATTATGAAGAGATGGACCAAAAAGGCTATGAACATGATTGTTGAAGAAGGAGAAGATAGAGATAATGAAGTAAGTGTTGTTTCTGCTTCAGTTTGGAGGATGCAAAGCATAAGAAATTGCATTAAAGTTATAAATGAAGCTCAACATTGTCCGGCTGCAAGGAAGCTTATTGATTTGGGTGTGTTGGATATGTCATGCAAAGTGAAGGAGTATATTGGTGGTGTTGAAGGGGATGGTAATGTATCAAACAAGTATGTGCGAGAAGAAACTCTACTTGATGGCATTGAGCCTTCAACAGACACAGTTTTGCCGGATGTTGTTGAACCGATTGCTGAAAAAGTCATTCCAACAATGATTCAAAATCCACCAAAGCGAAAGAGGAAGATTAAGAACGGGACTGAAAAGGCTAAAGAGAGGAATGTGAGACCTAAAGGAATTGTTGAGAAGAAACGCAATAAACTGAAAGGTTGGAACAAGAGAAGAGAAAGACATGTTGATAATTTGAGGGAGGAAACTCAGTCTACTGATCAG TGTATCATAAATTTACCTGTTGGTGGGGTTTTGGTTCATCCAACATCTTCAAATTCACAATTGGAAGCATATGTTCCAGATGATTATTTTGGAGTACACATACAACCTTTGTAG
- the LOC110804856 gene encoding uncharacterized protein, translating into MEGLIQGAEDGKPMSPTVRTEDSEFQTMEGLIKGAEDGNPMSPTVRTEESEFNTPTAAESQTEMETPSIFLNTPSAVYSQPENAPTSMNIDEEEDPDNVQVPKLVKRKKNVPLKLLSPFLTQYSHLLVGEEQLNQKEKDMRCVLDYAFGKGSPTQVLYTDDWNIVTREEFQTLAPNAWVMNNVIDTFARILNDDPDQSVKSNLKFYFSTIPFNMLCQNEPYGGSQDSQATESKRLENFILSVRHEYETAGVKSLKGFHLLFFPVWSGDHFYLIVINQKAKKVEIIDNLSLPEGITYDDKYKTFAERTFEAWTIFSEQEGHPLRKAQISAYEIVLLEMPWKNRTNKTDCGVYAMRHMETYKGNQTWNCGFKNTDEDKDFICRLRMRYGTEILLSVLNKRHELMYLALKRANQVE; encoded by the exons ATGGAAGGTTTAATCCAAGGAGCTGAAGATGGAAAACCAATGTCTCCAACCGTTAGAACTGAAGACTCCGAGTTTCAGACTATGGAAGGTTTAATCAAAGGAGCTGAAGATGGAAACCCCATGTCTCCAACTGTTAGAACTGAAGAATCCGAGTTTAATACTCCAACTGCTGCTGAGTCGCAGACTGAAATGGAAACTCCATCAATATTCCTGAA CACTCCAAGTGCGGTGTACTCGCAACCAGAAAATGCACCTACATCTATGAACATAGA TGAGGAAGAGGATCCAGATAACGTACAAGTACCTAAACTTGttaagagaaagaaaaatgttCCCCTCAAGTTACTGTCACCCTTCTTAACTCAGTATTCACACCTACTGGTTGGGGAAGAACAGTTGAATCAAAAGGAAAAGGACATGCGATGCGTACTGGATTATGCCTTTGGAAAGGGAAGCCCAAC TCAGGTGTTGTACACTGATGATTGGAATATAGTTACCAGAGAAGAGTTTCAAACCCTAg CTCCCAATGCGTGGGTGATGAATAATGTTATTGACACTTTTGCAAGAATACTGAATGATGATCCAGATCAAAGTGTCAAGAGTAACTTGAAGTTCTATTTCTCTACAATCCCTTTC AATATGCTCTGCCAGAATGAACCGTATGGTGGATCACAGGATAGTCAAGCAACCGAAAGCAAACGCttagaaaattttattttaagtgtACGCCATGAGTATGAAACTGCTGGTGTGAAGTCTTTGAAGGGATTCCATctg TTGTTCTTTCCAGTCTGGTCTGGTGATCATTTTTATCTCATTGTAATCAACCAAAAGGCGAAGAAGGTGGAGATCATTGACAATCTCTCCTTACCTGAAGGAATTACATATGATGATAAATATAAAACATTTGCAGAAAGAACT tttgaaGCATGGACAATATTTTCTGAACAAGAAGGACATCCTTTGCGGAAGGCACAGATTTCAGCATATGAAATTGTGTTGCTTGAAATGCCATGGAAGAACAGAACAAACAAGACTGATTGTGGGGTATATGCAATGAGGCATATGGAGACCTACAAAGGCAACCAGACTTGGAATTGTGGTTTCAAAAACACAGATGAAGAT AAAGACTTTATTTGCAGGCTGAGAATGCGGTACGGTACTGAAATCTTATTATCCGTTCTGAACAAAAGGCATGAGCTAATGTATCTGGCATTGAAGAGAGCTAATCAAGTTGAATAG
- the LOC130463675 gene encoding uncharacterized protein: MDDVPLTTTLLNLRNKKKKEKEITPTIDADLLEDINKEVSETEEEEEESELSKQRKALQEQQKMVQALQEKLLQQEKQLDLIEQKKKGGEGQKNSSKDHEKQEETEKKEHEVKVHEEVKEPEKEEAEVKVPEELDEPERKEKKTNLKITLRKKKDGEEAGEEPEKAKGKSRKSIPNRKRTRSQLLKEEFPDLIKEVKQELEEAHKKKSLLPAEKISTKKVAPNAKKGNGVTLKKTAALKRGSKVNQIVVREVYEDEEDEEGGEEEGEEVEEESEPLMKKGKKVVEKRATRSKQIVVSDEVMEEVDDEKPKSLVVAKPKPEERKLNLRQTPQLMMRFLRGIASNEPHDIRKQQAIVELGFGSLLQLDIPQNENPFPYELVRNFNSSDRSLHLPKSSLDITVEDVYLVYGIPIGGAPVVEWTDEQDPEVLRVFAEFWAYWQVKSGCPKLKEMVEKLIKDETPVDDNWKRSFLVVAVNTCIKSTTNLSPNFRFLASTVDLEQVRNLNWCQYAYTSLLGAAMYWNVDRSRWFAGPLPFLMVCYFDRVQIMEEYPPRNFPLISCWTRDMISSRVRNDNATGFGHGLILDRIQGPPELQLYREDMELLKQQKALSEQPPPLLLQHPQQQQQQHDEQPSQQPLQQPQQQHQHQEPNWSTNDVSREHQGAPVTQLGDDKDLPEQQADPSEKAKVPSTIEEFHAEFTKTTTELSSVMNKFNDLLSLSRKFFDTTIDVKKSLPFNMAKMWSTCSGTEIPVTFEKGNSTEERQEGRNTEEIGSILSQDKEFFSSDYFTILFEEAVRKATEGNERKEIKESEDVTFDLPPFLTPPIMPSQPNVFADLTLKLGMVSDSNPPPQAHDFEEEMRLEAILANKTLTERDLETISRDNKNEAEKQQPPTEKTEYAFF, encoded by the exons ATGGATGATGTTCCTTTGACAACGACTTTattgaacttaagaaacaaaaagaagaaagagaaagaaattacACCAACAATTGATGCGGATTTGTTGGAAGATATCAACAAAGAAGTTTCAGAaacggaagaagaagaagaagagagcgA actttccaaacaaaggaaagcattgcaagaACAACAGAAGATGGTGCAAGCACTTCAGGAAAAGCTGCTACAACAGGAAAAGCAGCTGGATCTGATTGAACAAAAAAAGAAGGGTGGAGAAGGACAAAAAAATTCCAGCAAAGATCATGAAAAGCAGGAAGAAACtgaaaagaaagagcatgaagTAAAAGTGCATGAAGAAGTGAAAGAACCTGAAAAAGAGGAGGCTGAGGTAAAAGTTCCAGAAGAGCTGGATGAaccagaaagaaaagaaaagaaaacgaactTAAAAATTACTTTGAG AAAGAAAAAAGACGGAGAAGAAGCTGGTGAGGAACCTGAAAAAGCAAAGGGGAAGTCTAGGAAATCAATACCAAACAGGAAAAGGACAAG AAGTCAATTGCTGAAAGAAGAATTTCCCGATCTTATCAAAGAGGTAAAGCAGGAATTGGAAGAGGCACATAAGAAGAAGAGCTTGTTGCCTGCTGAgaaaatttcaacaaaaaaagtTGCACCAAATGCTAAGAAGGGGAATGGAGTTACTTTGAAAAAGACTGCAGCACTTAAG AGGGGTAGCAAAGTTAATCAGATAGTTGTGAGGGAGGTTTATGAAGAcgaggaagatgaagaaggaggTGAAGAAGAAGGTGAAGAAGTAGAAGAGGAAAGTGAACCCTTAATGAAGAAGGGGAAAAAAGTAGTTGAGAAG aGAGCAACAAGAAGTAAACAAATTGTTGTTTCTGATGAGGTCATGGAGGAGGTGGATGATGAGAAACCAAAATCTTTGGTTGTTGCCAAACCAAAACCTGAAGAAAGGAAACTAAATCTAAGGCAAACTCCGCAATTGATGATGCGATTCTTGAGGGGAATTGCATCTAATGAACCACATGATATAAGAAAACAACAAGCCATCGTGGAGTTAGGCTTTGGATCTCTTCTGCAACTTGACATCCCACAAAACGAAAATCCATTCCCGTACGAGTTGGTTAGGAATTTCAACTCGTCCGACCGGTCCTTGCATCTACCAAAGTCTTCCCTTGATATTACTGTAGAGGATGTATACCTGGTGTACGGTATACCTATTGGAGGAGCTCCGGTCGTGGAATGGACGGATGAACAAGATCCTGAAGTGTTGAGGGTTTTTGCTGAATTTTGGGCATACTGGCAAGTGAAGTCTGGATGCCCAAAATTGAAAGAAATGGTTGAAAAACTGATCAAAGATGAGACTCCAGTTGATGATAACTGGAAGAGATCTTTCCTAGTGGTTGCAGTTAACACCTGCATTAAATCCACTACTAATTTATCG CCAAACTTCAGATTCCTAGCAAGCACTGTTGACTTGGAGCAAGTGAGGAATCTAAATTGGTGCCAGTATGCATACACCAGCCTTCTTGGGGCAGCTATGTACTGGAATGTGGACCGTAGCAGATGGTTTGCTGGTCCACTACCATTTCTAATG GTATGTTATTTCGATCGGGTGCAGATCATGGAAGAGTACCCTCCAAGGAACTTCCCCCTAATTTCTTGCTGGACAAGAGATATGATAAGCAGCAGGGTACGCAATGACAATGCTACAGGCTTCGGACATGGCTTGATTCTGGACAGAATTCAAGGTCCACCTGAGCTACAACTGTACAGGGAGGATATGGAGCTGCTCAAACAGCAAAAAGCACTCAGtgaacaaccaccaccacttcTTCTTCAACacccacaacaacaacagcagcaacatGATGAACAACCATCGCAGCAACCACTGCAGCAACCACAACAGCAACATCAACACCAAGAGCCTAACTGGTCCACAAATGATGTGTCCAGAGAACATCAAGGTGCACCAGTGACTCAACTCGGGGATGACAAAGATTTGCCAGAGCAACAGGCAGACCCCAGTGAGAAAGCAAAAGTCCCTTCTACAATTGag GAATTCCATGCTGAATTCACTAAAACCACTACTGAACTCAGTAGTGTCATGAACAAGTTCAACGACTTATTGTCGTTGTCCAGAAAGTTCTTTGACACTACTATTGATGTCAAAAAAAGTCTGCCATTCAATATGGCAAAAATGTGGTCAACATGCTCTGGAACTGAAATTCCAGTTACTTTTGAGAAGGGCAACTCTACAGAAGAGCGGCAAGAAGGAAGGAATACTGAGGAGATTGGTTCAATCCTCAGTCAAGATAAAGAATTTTTCAGTTCAGACTACTTCACAATACTATTTGAGGAAGCAGTACGAAAGGCAACAGAAGGaaatgaaagaaaggaaatcaagGAATCTGAGGATGTTACATTTGATTTGCCACCATTTTTAACACCTCCGATCATGCCTTCCCAGCCTAATGTATTTGCTGATTTGACATTGAAGCTTGGAATGGTTTCCGATTCAAATCCTCCTCCTCAGGCACACGACTTTGAAGAGGAAATGAGATTAGAAGCAATCTTGGCAAACAAAACTTTGACTGAACGTGATTTGGAGACAATTTCAAGGGACAACAAAAATGAAGCTGAAAAACAACAGCCACCTACAGAAAAAACTGAGTATGCGTTCTTTTAA
- the LOC110803415 gene encoding bidirectional sugar transporter SWEET4-like: MVSPAAIRFAAGIIGNVTALFLFLSPLPTFIGICKKKTVGQYSSVPYLATFVNCMLWVVYGLPFIHPNSTLVVTVNGAGFFIELVYLTLFVVYSDKKNKIRIILIAIVEIIIVGIMTVLVLNLTHTTKRRSSIVGMIAIVCNIMMYASPLSVMKLVITTKSVEYMPFSLSIASFANGIAWTIYALFPLDPYIAAPNGLGTIFALVQLVLYATYYKSTKEQIAARKAKGAVGLTEVVYGDSAKVGQVTHTGRAQIP, encoded by the exons atgGTTTCACCCGCAGCCATTCGCTTTGCAGCTGGAATTATTG gaAATGTTACAgctttgttcttgttcttgtctCCACT GCCAACATTCATCGGAATATGCAAGAAGAAAACGGTGGGACAATACTCATCGGTGCCATACTTAGCCACATTTGTGAATTGCATGCTTTGGGTGGTGTACGGGCTGCCTTTTATCCACCCGAATAGCACTTTGGTGGTGACCGTAAATGGGGCGGGCTTTTTTATCGAGCTGGTCTACTTGACCCTCTTTGTAGTTTACTCAGACAAGAAAAATAAGATCAGGATTATACTAATTGCAATTGTTGAAATCATAATTGTGGGAATTATGACTGTCTTGGTCTTAAATTTAACTCATACCACTAAACGTAGGTCTTCAATTGTTGGTATGATTGCCATCGTTTGCAACATCATGATGTACGCCTCCCCTTTGTCCGTTATG AAATTGGTTATTACGACAAAAAGCGTGGAGTACATGCCATTTTCCTTGTCAATCGCTTCATTTGCTAATGGCATTGCATGGACCATCTATGCTTTGTTTCCCTTGGATCCTTATATTGCC GCGCCAAATGGGCTGGGCACAATATTCGCACTGGTCCAACTAGTACTGTATGCAACGTACTACAAGTCCACTAAAGAACAAATAGCAGCGAGGAAAGCCAAAGGTGCAGTGGGCCTAACTGAAGTTGTGTATGGAGACTCTGCAAAAGTGGGCCAAGTAACCCATACTGGACGGGCCCAAATTCCATGA